One genomic segment of Sminthopsis crassicaudata isolate SCR6 chromosome 2, ASM4859323v1, whole genome shotgun sequence includes these proteins:
- the LOC141554258 gene encoding uncharacterized protein LOC141554258 produces MDARPISNFQARLAALNSNLHRPERNPFLYGGVALEFITAQEERAAQRVLSNLPPMVLSCIRMESGTGFPRLLAAAFQCSADLKTAVQLLLLQRAPEGLNWDRLLAIERQCNLWTREAFYVMNGVQLQEGSKLLQSHVVSRSLDLWRRNQMAVAAATASAATHRWGLHPSAPVRRGWGPSPSAPAPRGGHRSASQLAPRGLGQLLPALAPRHGCPLTPGTAPALRQGCPPNSGPAPALEHGYPPNSGPAPALEHGCPPNSGPAPALDHGCPPNSGPAPTYPHCTGCCDPALNM; encoded by the exons ATGGACGCCAGGCCGATAAGTAATTTTCAGGCCAGGCTGGCAGCTCTGAATTCTAACTTGCACCGGCCAGAGAGGAATCCATTTTTATATGGAGGTGTTGCCCTGGAGTTTATAACAG CCCAGGAGGAGCGCGCCGCCCAGAGGGTCCTGAGCAACCTCCCGCCCATGGTGCTGAGCTGCATCCGAATGGAGAGCGGCACGGGCTTCCCGCGGCTCCTGGCGGCCGCTTTCCAATGCAGCGCAGACCTCAAGACGGCGGTGCAACTTCTATTGCTGCAGCGGGCCCCAGAAGGCCTAAATTGGGACAGGCTGCTGGCGATAGAGCGCCAGTGCAACCTCTGGACGCGGGAAGCTTTCTACGTCATGAACGGCGTGCAGCTACAAGAAGGCAGCAAACTGCTACAGAGTCACGTGGTGAGCCGGTCCTTGGATCTCTGGCGGAGAAATCAGATGGCCGTGGCCGCTGCCACCGCCTCAGCCGCCACCCACAGGTGGGGCTTGCATCCGTCCGCGCCTGTGCGGAGAGGCTGGGGCCCGTCTCCGTCTGCGCCTGCTCCAAGGGGTGGGCACCGGTCTGCATCTCAGCTTGCCCCTAGGGGCCTGGGCCAGCTTTTGCCTGCACTTGCACCGAGGCATGGATGCCCGCTTACTCCTGGGACTGCGCCTGCACTGAGGCAGGGGTGCCCGCCTAATTCTGGGCCGGCGCCTGCCCTCGAGCACGGGTACCCGCCTAATTCTGGGCCGGCGCCTGCCCTCGAGCACGGGTGCCCGCCTAATTCTGGGCCGGCGCCTGCCCTCGACCACGGGTGCCCGCCTAATTCTGGGCCGGCGCCGACATACCCGCATTGTACTGGGTGTTGTGACCCCGCATTAAACATGTAA